A region of the Bryobacteraceae bacterium genome:
CCTGGGCCGCGAGTTCCAGCACGTGGAGACGGAACTCCAGCAGATGGGCCGCTCCTGTGAGGAACAGGGCGCGCGTCTTCATGCCATCGTCGAGTCCGGTTGGCTGGGCGAAGACCTGCGCATCATCGCCACGAAGATCGCAAAGCGCTGCGGCGCTTCCGTTCTTTCCATCACCAGCGGACTGCCTCCGGAGCCGGACTGGCCGGAGGCACTGGCGCAGTTTGCCCGCATTGCCCGCGATGAGATCGCCCTCGGCGTCATCCGCGGCTCAATGGGTCTGGACGAGGCGCTTGCCCTCTGGCGCCTGGGAGCATCGTATCTCGGCTGCGGCAACGCGGCTGAGCTCGTGCTCGCCTGGAAGAAGCGGCTGGAAGAGGAGGCACAGGGCGGCGGGGCAGCCGGATGAGCGGCGCGCGGATGTGAGATGATATCGTCTTTCCAAAGCGCCACGCGGCCGCTTTCAAGATGATCACACGCGCCCCATTGCCAAAGATCTGCATCGCGCTCGGCCTCCCCACCCCGGAAAGGCTGATGGAGCACGCCTGCCGTGAGGCCGACGCGGGCGAGCGCTTCCTCGAATTCCGGCTGGATTACCTGCCGAGGCCGGAAGACGGCCTGCCGGTCATCCGCAAATTTCTGGAGAAATATCCGGACGCCACGCTGCTGGCCACCTGCCGCCGTCACCAAAACCACGGGCGCTTTAACGGGAGCATCGAAGAAGAATTCCGCATCCTCTCCGCCGCTGTGGACGCCGGCGCCCGCGCCGTGGACGTCGAAATCGAAAGCGCCGAAACGCCGATGGCCCCGCTCGACCTGCTCGCCGGCCGCGCCCACATCGTGCTCAGCTACCACAACTACGAGGGAACGCCGGCGCTCGACCCCATCATGAAGCGGATGCTGAAGGTCCCGGCCTCCATCTACAAGATTGTCACCACGGCCAGGAAGCCGTCCGACAATCTGCGCGTTCTTTCCCTGGCCCGCGCCTGGCCCAAGACTCCGCTGATCCTGCTGGCAATGACGGAGATGGGATTCCCGACGCGCGTGCTGTGCACCGTGTTCGGCGGCGTGTATACCTACGCTGCGCCCTCTTCGATGGAGGGCACCGCCGCCGGGCAGGTGACGGCGCGTGTGCTGCGGACCCTCTACCGCGTCGACAGGCCGCCCGCCTCGCCGAAACTCTTCGGCGTCATCGCCGATCCGGTGCGCCACAGCATTTCGCCCGCCGTGCACAACCGGGCCATGCAGGCCCGCCGGTACTCCGGCCTGTATCTGCCATTCCTGGTGACGCCGCTTCAGCTCAAGGATTTTTTCTCTCTCGCCGAGAACCTGCCCCTGGCCGGCTTCAGCGTCACCATTCCGCACAAGCACCGCATCATCCGCTATCTGGATTCCATCGACCCGCTGACAAAGCGCATCGGTGCCGTCAACACCGTCTACCGCAAGGCCGGCCGCTGGCGCGGCACCAACACGGACGTCGAGGGCATCCGCGTGCCGCTCGAAAAGCGGGTGAAGCTGGCCCGCTCAAGCGTGCTCGTCGTGGGCAACGGCGGCACCGCCCGGTCGGCCGCATTCACGCTGAAAGACGCCGGCGCGCGTCTGGCGATCACCGGCCGCAACATCGACCGCGTGCGCGCGCTCGCCAAACTGGTGGACGCCGAGGCGCTGACGCCCGAGCAGGCCGAGTCGCGTTTCTTTGACATCCTGATCCATGCCACCCCGCTCGGCATGTGGCCCCATACGGAAACCTGCTTCTTCCAGGGCGCGATCCCGGCTGCGCTGGTTTTCGACCTGGTATACACTCCCATGGAAACGGTCCTGCTGCGCCGCGCCGCGGCGGAGGGCAAGGCCGTGATCCATGGACTGGAGATGTTCCTGGAGCAGGCGGCGCGGCAGTTCGAGATCTTCACCGGGCTGACCGCTCCGCGCGCGGCGATGGAGCGCGCGGCCATCGAGGCGCTGCGCGAGCAGGAGACGCAGCTCCACCTCCACGCCGGCCGCCAGGGAGGAACGTTATGAAGCAGCCGCTGCGCATCACCCGAAGAGCGCTGGCCGGAGCGCTGGCGGCGGCCGGCCTCCGTGGAGCGCCGCACGCACGGCGCGAGGAACAGGCGCCAAGCCGGGCGCCGATCCGTCTCCGCCGCGCCATGGCCCGCGTCCGGAGCATTCCGGCACCCCGAAACATTTCTCCTGCATTCCGTTTCATTCCGTAAACGGCCATGCCTCCCCCGGCGCCGCTTCCCGAGTTCGCGAGCCTGGTCGAGCTGAACGGCGCGCTCCGTGCGGGCAGGCTCAAGGCGCGGGACGTGGTCCGCCAGGCGAGCCGCCTTCTTGAGGAGGAAGTGCGGGGTGGAACGGTCAGGGAACTGCTCGAAAGCGAGGCCCTGCGCACGGCCCGGGACGTCGAGCGCGAGCTGAGCCGCGGCCGCACCCGCGGCCTGCTTCAGGGCGCGCCTTTCGCCGTCAGCGAGACGTTCGCCGTGCGCGGCCGGCCGGCGCCCTGGAATCCGGAAATCAACGATCCGCGGCGCGCCGAAGATGCCGCCGTCGTGGAGAGGCTGCGCCGCGCCAGGGCCCTGCCCCTGGCTGTTGCCGTTTCGCCGCCGCTTGGCGGCGTCACCGAAGGGCCCGCTGCCGCCGAGACCGCCTGCGCCTCGCTCGTCGCCAGAGGTCTGGTGCCATTCGCCGTGGCGGCCGATTTCAACGGCAACGTGCTGCGGGCCGCGCTCGAGCAGGGCTGCTGCGCGCTGCGGCCCACCTTCAGCCTGACGAGCGGGTACGGCGTGGCGCCGCTCGGCTGGACCCTTGTGACGGCGGCCGTGCTGGCCATGGATGCCGCCGACTGTGGCACGGTTCTCGACTCGATGAGCGGTGGCGACCTCCGCAGTCCGTCTTCCCCCGGACGCGCGTTCCACTTCGCGCCTCAATACGCGCTTCCCCCGGAGCAGCTCCGCGTGGCGTTGGCGCCCGGCGGAGGGCCGTTGCGTCCCTGGCTGGCCCGTGCGCGGGTCGCACTCGTGGATCTTCCTGCCCCGGCTCTGCCTGCCTGGGCCGTGCTCGAAACCATTCTGGCGGCCGAGGCAGGCGAGGCGCTCGGAGACCTCCTGGACGCTCTGCCGGCTGGGCGCGACTTCCTGGCTGAAGTGAGGTCTCTCACCGCAATCGACTACCTCCACGCCATGCGCCTGCGCCGGCAGATCCAGGAATGGCTCTCGGCGGTTTTCGAAAAGGCAGAGATACTGGTACTCCCATGGGACCCGCACCACGCCAATTCGGCACACGCCATGGAAGAAAGCAGCGCGGATTGCCGGACTTGCGACACGCTGGCGGCGGCGCTGCTGGCGGGAGCGCCCGTCTTTGCGTCCGCCCGCAGCGGCCGGCCCCGATTCTGCATGGTCGTGAGGCCATGGTCAGAAAACACGATGCTTCGCCTGGCGGCATTTCTTGAATCCATTCCAGCCGGCGCGCCCACGGGACAGGTCTAGTGGTTCTAGGTCAATCGTCCGAGAAAACCGGCTCTCCGGTGCCACTTCTATGGGTGAAGATAGGACTTGACGCTTGTTTGAAAATTTACCAATGACACAGCCCTCTCCTCCCAGGCGTCCGCCACGGCCGAAGGCGGAAGCAGTCCGGATGCATCCGCGGCTGCTCAGCGGTGGCGGGTTTGAGACGGCCCTCGATCGGCGCATTTTCGCGAACGAAAAAAAACGGTTTGCCGTGGGCGTGGTCGGAATCAACCGCTTCCGCCGCATTAATCAACTGCTGGGTTTTTCAGGAGGCGACCTCGCCCTTCACGAAATTTCCGTCCGCGTCCTCGCCTTCCTTCCCGCGGACGGCCTGGCGGCCCATCTCGGCGGCGATGAATTCGCCGTATTGCTCGAAACAGGCACCCGGCGCGGCGTCGAGTCGGCCGCAGAGCAACTGCTGGAGCGGCTCGGTCGTCCGCTCGTGATCCAGGGGCACGAATTCCACATGACGGCCAGCCTGGGGCTGGCGATGTATCCGTCGAGCGGCGCCGACGGGGCGACGCTTGTCCGGCGCGCCGCAGCGGCCATGGCCCGCGCCAAACAGCGCCGCGGGAACGCCATCGAATGGAGTCCCGCGGCCGAGTCCGAGTCGGCGAGGGATCGCTTCCGCCTCGAAAACGCCCTGCATCGCGCCATCGACCGCAAGGAACTTCGCCTTCGCTACCAGCCGCAGGTGGACCGCGAAGGCAGGGTGCGCGCCGTGGAGGCCCTGCTCGTCTGGGACTCCGCCGACTTGGGCCATGTGGACACCGAGACATTCATCCGTCTGGCCGAGGAGACGGGCATCATCACCGCCATCGGCGAATGGGTGCTCCGCGAGGCCTGTCTCCAGGCCGGCCGGTGGCAGGCGGGCGGGCGCCGCGCCCCCTGCGTTGCCGTCAATGTCTCTCCCCAGCAGTTCGCCTCGCCGCGATTCGTCGATACGGTGCGGCGAATTCTCCAGGAAACAGGCATCCGCGGCGATCTGCTCGAACTGGAAGTCACCGAAAGCTGCATTCTGGCCGACATCGAGCAGTCAGCCAAACGGATGACCGCGCTGCGCAGGCTGGGCGTGCGCATCGCGATTGACGACTTCGGCGTGGGCTACTCGCCGCTGGCTTACCTGCACCGGCTGCCGCTCGACAAGATCAAGGTGGATCGCTCCTTCGTCCGGCAGATCGCCCAGCCGGGCGGCACGCTGCCGGTCGTGCATACCATCACCGTGCTGGCGCATCACCGCGGCCTTCAGGTGGTGGCCGAAGGCGTGGAGACGGAAGAGGAGTTCGAGCTCGTCCACGCGGCGCGGTGCGACCTGGTGCAGGGTTTCTACGTCGGAATGCCATTGTCTGAAGAAGAGATCACCGCGCTCCTGGCGGACCAGAAGTCGTTCGCCCGCTACGCCGTGGCCGCTTCTCACTGGAGTTATTGACCTCCTGCCGCGCGTCCGCATGACGTCCACGAGGCTCGGCGCATCCGCCTGCAACGGCATCCCCGGCGAAAATCAGCTACATTTTTATGGAGCAGCGCACGCCGGCCCTCCGGCCTGCGCACCAGGTTCCTTATGGACGTACCCAGGCAGGGAGTGGCAAGGAGAAGATGGTTGCGGCTGGCCGTGGCCGCGGCCGTGGCGGCGGCCGGATTGTTCGCCGCCGCATGGCGCCTCAGCCGTCAGAAGCCGGCCGCGCCCGTCATCGAGCGCGCAGGCCTCTGGATCGACACCGTCCGCCAGGCGCCGCTGGTCCGGCAGGTGCGCGGGCTGGGGACGCTCGTGCCGGAAGAAGTGCTCTGGATCCCCGCACCGCGCGAAGGACGCGTCGAGAAAATTCTCCTTCGCCCCGGCGCCCCGGTGAAACCGGACACGGTTCTCGTCGTGCTTTCCAACCCGGAGCTGGAGCTTGAGGCGGAAGATCTGCGCTGGCAGCTCCGGGCCGCCGAAGCCAACCTGAAAGATCTCCAGGTGAAGCTCGAGTCCGCGCAACTGGATCTGCGCGCCGCCGTGGCCCGCGTCGAGAGCGAGTTCGTGCAGGCGCAGCTCAAGGCGGACAACGACGCCGCGCTCGGCCGGGAGGGCCTCGCGCCGGAGCTGAACGTGAAGCTGTCGCGCGCCGTGGCCGACGAGGCGCGAAAGCGGCTGGAAATCGAACGCAAACGCCTGGAAATCAGCACTGCCAGCGCCGAAGCCCAGCTCTCCGCGCAGCGCGTGCTCATCGAAAAGCTCCGCGCCGCCTGGGACCTGAAAAGAAAGCAGGTGGAGAGCCTCAAGGTGCGGGCCGACGCTGTGGGCGTGCTGCAACAGTTGCCCGTGGAAGTGGGCCAGCAGGTGACGCCTGGCACCATCCTCGCCAAGGTGGCCCAGCCGGAACGGCTGAAGGCGCAGATCCGCATCCCGGAGGTCCAGGCGAAGGACGTCGCCATCGGCCAGCCGGCGGTGGTGGATACGCGCAACGGCACCGTGCCGGGCCGTGTGGTGCGAATTGACCCCGCCTCCACGGGTGGCAATGTGCTGGTCGACATCCGGCTGGAAGGGCCGCTGCCGCCCGGCTCGCGGCCGGATCTCAACGTCGAGGCGCTGATCGAACTCGAGCACCTGGCCAGCGTGCTCCAGATCCAGCGCCCGTCCTTCGCGCAGCCAGACTCCCGGATGACCATTTACCGGCTCTCGCCGGATGGGACCGAGGCCGTGCGTGTCGCTGTGCGCACCGGGCGCGCCTCCGCGCAGACAATCGAAATTGTGGAAGGGCTGCAGGCCGGAGACAAAGTCATTCTTTCGGATCTGTCCGCTTACGAGAATGCGGAGCGGCTGCTCATTCGCTGAGAAATGGTGATAATATAATGCCGACCAGGATCCGTCAGTTCCTTCGTTTCGGAGGCGCCAATGAGTGAAAACGGCTCGCTAATCCGCCTCAATGGCATTTCCAAAGTATTCCTGACCGACGAGGTGGAGACCCACGCCCTGGAAGGAATTGACCTGGAAATTGAGCCGGGCGAGTTTCTCTGCATCGCCGGGCCATCAGGCTGCGGAAAGTCGACGCTGCTGTCCATTCTCGGCCTGCTGGAAACGCCGACGGATGGCGAATACTGGCTGAAAGGGCGCCCCGTCCACGGGCTGGGGACCGCCGAGCGGGCGCGCATCCGGAACCGCGAAATCGGCTTTATCTTTCAGGCATTCAACCTGATCGGCGACCTCACCGTGCTGGAAAACGTGGAGCTTCCGCTGGCCTACCGCGGCCTCGGCGCGCGGGAGCGCCGGAAGCTGGCGCTTGAGGCGCTCGAACGCGTCGGCATGGCTCACCGCCTGAAGCATTATCCCTCGCAATTGTCCGGCGGCCAGCAGCAGCGCGTGGCCGTGGCCCGCGCCCTCGCCGGCAGGCCCGCCATCCTGCTCGCCGACGAGCCCACCGGCAACCTAGACTCCGCCAACAGCGAGTCCGTGATGGATCTGCTCGAAGACCTGCACCGGAGCGGCTCCACCATCTGCATGGTGACTCACGACCCCCGCTATGCGCGGCGGGCGCGCCGCACCATCCACCTCTTCGACGGCCGCATTGTCCCCTCCAGCCAGGCCGCCGCGTTCTGAAGCCCGCGGGAGGCCCGTTCCGTTTTCGGAAAAAAATCACCTTCTTTATTCCCGATCGCCGGAACTGCGCTAGCATTCCCTTGTCGGGATTCGTCATGCTCGTGGGGTTGTGGGAAGACATCCGCTTCGGCCTCCGCCAGCTCGCCAAGTATCCGGTCTTCACCGGCGTGGCGGTCCTCCTGCTGGCGCTGGGCGTCGGGGCCAACACCGCCATCTTCAGCCTCGTCGACAGCGTGCTGCTCCGGCCAGTGCCTTACCCGGAACCCGAGCGGCTCTACTTTGTGCGCGTTCGGGATCTGGCGGGAGGCCGCGGCGAACTGGTCCCCAATTTGGCGGAATTTCTCCGGCTGGAAAATGGCATCGCCGGGGCGGAGGCCGTGGGGGCCATGCTGGGCCAGATGTTCAACGTCCGATGGAACGGCCGTACGGCGCTGGTCTTTGGCGGATTCGTGAGTCCGCAGTACTTTCGCGCGCTGGGCGTGAAACTGCTTGCCGGGCGTGAATTCTTCCCCGACGAATACCACTCGGGGCGCAATCAGGCGGTCTATTTCACCGAAAAATTCTGGCGCAGATGGTTCGGCGCGGACCGGTCCCTCATAGGCCGCACGGTCGAGCTGGAAAAAGAATCCCACGTCGTGGCCGGAATCCTGCCTTCGCTGCCCGGCGAATTCCGTACTCCGGACGCCATCGTCCCACTGCCGATCACCCGGGAGATCCTCCAGGCCTACGACCGGCGCTCGATGATCGTCGCCGTGCGGCTGAAACCGGGCGTGAAAAAAGAACAGGTAGACGAGGAAATCCGGGCCATTTATCAGCGGATCGCCGAGGAAATTCCGCAAAGCAGCCAGGGCAAGGTTGGCTATCTGGAAGACGCGGCCACGTTCTACCGCGGCAACTCCCATGAGCCGCTGCTGGCGCTGGGGCTGGCCGTGGCGCTGGTGCTGTTGCTGGCCTGCGCGAACCTGGCCGGGCTGCTGCTGGCCCGTGCGGCCGCCCGGTTCCGCGAAATTGCCATCCGGGCGGCTCTGGGCGCCTCCCCGTGGCGGATCTTCCGCCAGATTCTCGTCGAAAGCCTTCTGCTTTCCGTGACCGGCGGCGCCGCAGGCGTTGGCGTGGCCGCCTTCGCCATCCGCTATCTCCGCGGCTGGCCCCGGCTGCGGCTGCCAAGGATCGAACAGGCAGAGCTGAATCTGCATGCGCTCCTGTTCGCCCTGGCCGTGTCCATAGCGGCCGGTCTGGTCTTCGGTTCCGCCCCGGCCTGGAGCGTTCTGCGGCTGCGTCTGGCGCCCGCGCTGAACGAAGAGTCGCGGGGCAGCTCCGGCGGCCCCTCGCGGACCTGGCTCCGCCGCCTGCTGGTCGCTGCCGAAGTGGCCGTGTGCGCGGTGCTTCTCGTGGGCTCCGGGCTTCTGTGGCGAACCTACCAGCGGCTCACGTCGGCCGACATGGGATTCCGGCCGGAGGGCGTTCTGCTGGTTCGGATCATGATGCCCACGGCGGGCTATCCCAGCGATGAAGGCCGCAGCGCCGTCCAGCGGGCGGTGCTTGAGCGGCTGCGCGCATTGCCGGGAGTGCGGCATGCAGGCATCACCGCGTATCCGCCGCTGGCAGGCGTCAACTGGCCGTGCCAGTTTCGCGTCCCCGGCAGTGCCGCGAGCGCAGAGATGCGGCCTTCCTCCTACAACACGATCTCACCCGGGTATCTGGCGGCCATCGGCGCGAGGGTCGTGGAAGGGCGTGACTTCACCGACGCCGACACCCTGGGCGCGCCGCGCGTGCTTCTCATATCGGAAACATTCCGCCGCCTCCATTTTCCCGACGGGAGTCCGATCGGGCGCACCATCGAATTCGAACTGCTCGGTGAAAGGCGGGAAGGCACGGTCGTGGGCGTCGTCAGCGACGTCGCCTTCGAGCGACCCGACTTCGTCCGCCGCGCGGTAATTTATGAATCCTTTTTGCAGAGCCCCTGGCAGATTCCGGTCTTTACCGTGAAGGCCGAAGGGGCTCCGCAACAGGTGGCCGCGGCCATGACGCGGGTGATCTCGGAACTGGCGCCCGATGTGGCCGTCGACCAGGTCAGCGAGCTGCGCACCCGCGTCCAGCAGGCAACCGGGGAGCAGGCCGCCGCGCTCCTTCTCTTCGGCGTGTTCTCGGCCGTTGCCGTACTCCTTTCCTCCATCGGCCTGTACGGGGTCCTGGCCCTCGCCGTGGCGCAGCGCCGGCGCGAGATCGGCGTGCGCATGGCGCTCGGCGCCACTCCAGCGGCCATCCGCATCATGGTTCTGCGCCACGGATTGCTGCTGGCGTTCACGGGCGTCGCCGCCGGCCTGGCCGCGGCCCCGTTTGCCGGAATGACGCTGGAGCGGATGATCTACGGCGTCCAATGGTTTGACCCCGTTATCTACAC
Encoded here:
- a CDS encoding RND transporter codes for the protein MRLAVAAAVAAAGLFAAAWRLSRQKPAAPVIERAGLWIDTVRQAPLVRQVRGLGTLVPEEVLWIPAPREGRVEKILLRPGAPVKPDTVLVVLSNPELELEAEDLRWQLRAAEANLKDLQVKLESAQLDLRAAVARVESEFVQAQLKADNDAALGREGLAPELNVKLSRAVADEARKRLEIERKRLEISTASAEAQLSAQRVLIEKLRAAWDLKRKQVESLKVRADAVGVLQQLPVEVGQQVTPGTILAKVAQPERLKAQIRIPEVQAKDVAIGQPAVVDTRNGTVPGRVVRIDPASTGGNVLVDIRLEGPLPPGSRPDLNVEALIELEHLASVLQIQRPSFAQPDSRMTIYRLSPDGTEAVRVAVRTGRASAQTIEIVEGLQAGDKVILSDLSAYENAERLLIR
- a CDS encoding shikimate dehydrogenase (NADP(+)), with the translated sequence MITRAPLPKICIALGLPTPERLMEHACREADAGERFLEFRLDYLPRPEDGLPVIRKFLEKYPDATLLATCRRHQNHGRFNGSIEEEFRILSAAVDAGARAVDVEIESAETPMAPLDLLAGRAHIVLSYHNYEGTPALDPIMKRMLKVPASIYKIVTTARKPSDNLRVLSLARAWPKTPLILLAMTEMGFPTRVLCTVFGGVYTYAAPSSMEGTAAGQVTARVLRTLYRVDRPPASPKLFGVIADPVRHSISPAVHNRAMQARRYSGLYLPFLVTPLQLKDFFSLAENLPLAGFSVTIPHKHRIIRYLDSIDPLTKRIGAVNTVYRKAGRWRGTNTDVEGIRVPLEKRVKLARSSVLVVGNGGTARSAAFTLKDAGARLAITGRNIDRVRALAKLVDAEALTPEQAESRFFDILIHATPLGMWPHTETCFFQGAIPAALVFDLVYTPMETVLLRRAAAEGKAVIHGLEMFLEQAARQFEIFTGLTAPRAAMERAAIEALREQETQLHLHAGRQGGTL
- a CDS encoding ABC transporter ATP-binding protein, which gives rise to MSENGSLIRLNGISKVFLTDEVETHALEGIDLEIEPGEFLCIAGPSGCGKSTLLSILGLLETPTDGEYWLKGRPVHGLGTAERARIRNREIGFIFQAFNLIGDLTVLENVELPLAYRGLGARERRKLALEALERVGMAHRLKHYPSQLSGGQQQRVAVARALAGRPAILLADEPTGNLDSANSESVMDLLEDLHRSGSTICMVTHDPRYARRARRTIHLFDGRIVPSSQAAAF